Proteins from a genomic interval of Debaryomyces hansenii CBS767 chromosome E complete sequence:
- a CDS encoding DEHA2E23122p (no similarity) yields the protein MQFEYENSEIYERVILLHEGNTILILYSAKMVNWIISDFPIGVVTVCICIDAVAYFLFDSGSVWRLFASIYTFAISTVGMFGFMMYHYIQKIKIYNEKLGKIVIPEFIENRPFKETNVMQKDEILAIILRNVNAKFVSTMKKQYAFKNIEQLVKCHDSIIAGFTKRYFEKYKDLPLEDIQGWDRMLLVAKNIQDEDLKDVYADMVSPEIIQKYSNIRPTTQENGSTTNGN from the coding sequence ATGCAGTTCGAATATGAAAATAGCGAAATCTACGAAAGAGTGATTTTGTTGCATGAAGGTAACACTATTCTAATTCTATATTCAGCTAAAATGGTGAATTGGATCATATCTGACTTCCCTATTGGTGTAGTAACCGTTTGTATTTGTATTGATGCGGTTGCgtattttttatttgattctgGATCTGTTTGGAGATTGTTCGCGTCTATTTATACTTTCGCTATATCTACGGTAGGCATGTTTGGTTTCATGATGTATCATTACATtcagaagataaaaatcTATAACGAAAAACTAGGGAAAATTGTTATTCCTGAATTTATAGAGAATAGGCCttttaaagaaacaaatgtGATGCAAAAAGACGAAATACTAGCAATCATATTAAGGAATGTGAACGCTAAATTCGTATCCACAATGAAGAAGCAATATGCTTTTAAGAACATAGAGCAATTAGTGAAATGTCATGATTCTATTATTGCAGGATTCACGAAGAggtattttgaaaaatataaagattTACCGCTCGAAGACATTCAAGGCTGGGATAGAATGTTGTTAGTTGCTAAGAACATTCAAGAcgaagatttgaaagatgtCTATGCTGACATGGTTTCACCGGAAATAATTCAGAAATACAGCAATATCCGACCCACGACTCAAGAAAATGGACTGACCACGAACGGAAACTGA
- a CDS encoding DEHA2E23320p (uniprot|P33413 Saccharomyces cerevisiae YHL016C DUR3 Plasma membrane urea transporter expression is highly sensitive to nitrogen catabolite repression and induced by allophanate the last intermediate of the allantoin degradative pathway (not found?)), with protein sequence MIDTKPILSQGYGYGYALGLGTAFALIMMALSKMMAKFMNEKQNSERFSTASRSVGSGLIASSTVSAWTWPATLLTSGAWAYTYGLAGPFMYGIGGTIQIILFVFLAIEIKRNSPGCHTVAQLIYVRFGKAGHICYLCYCIATNVLVSSLLLLGGSQGFALTTGMHVTAASFLLPTGVCIYTFFGGLKATFISDWIHTVIIYIIICISCFTIYTTSTHIGSPGKMWDLLQEVEKVFPSASEGNFLSFKSRDMILTSWSVMLGGLSSVFGDPGYSQRAIASDPKGLFSGYVMGGVCWFVVPWALGTSAGLASRALLTNAISVTYPRELTSLEINGGMPVIYGLKAIFGSKGAAAGLLMLFMSVTSATSAELIAFSSITTYDVFQTYIKPKAGGKLLVKFAHCSVIFFSLLMAVLSIVFNYIGVTSGWLLGFIGIILSPEVAALVMAIYWKKMSRQSLLFGAPFGTLTGISCWLGSSYHFGGKVINKNTLMAPEATFIGNATAIGSTILYIVIITLIKPENFDFEIFLRSFKAGDDASASDRKAMEISVQDKKLLRKQSILVILLNLLVIGGAYIITPLSLYATGFTFTKKYFTQWVIIMMIWLVFASGYILAFPLWQGRFALLKIVKSLFKKNHESSEEGISIEGLVTYTKDEEYVIVKEVPIH encoded by the coding sequence ATGATTGATACAAAACCGATACTTTCACAAGGTTATGGTTATGGTTATGCTCTTGGTCTAGGGACTGCCTTTGCTCTTATCATGATGGCCCTTTCGAAAATGATGGCCAAATTCATGAATGAAAAGCAGAACTCAGAACGCTTTTCAACTGCGTCAAGGTCAGTTGGGTCTGGTCTTATTGCCTCTTCTACAGTTTCCGCATGGACATGGCCAGCGACCTTACTTACTTCTGGTGCCTGGGCGTACACTTATGGTTTAGCTGGCCCATTCATGTACGGAATAGGTGGCACAATACAAATCATTCTATTCGTTTTCCTAGCAATTGAAATCAAGCGCAATTCTCCTGGGTGTCATACAGTAGCCCAACTTATATACGTACGCTTTGGAAAAGCAGGCcatatttgttatttatGTTATTGTATTGCAACCAATGTTTTGGTATCTTCTTTGTTATTACTTGGCGGAAGTCAAGGATTTGCACTTACGACAGGTATGCACGTAACAGCTGCTTCTTTCTTATTACCAACTGGGGTCTGTATATACACTTTCTTTGGAGGATTGAAAGCAACTTTCATATCTGATTGGATCCATACTGTCATAATCtacataataatatgtaTCTCCTGTTTTACGATTTATACAACTTCAACCCACATAGGTTCTCCTGGAAAAATGTGGGACCTTTTGCAGGAAGTTGAAAAGGTGTTTCCATCAGCTTCCGAAGGAAATTTTCTTAGTTTCAAGAGCCGTGACATGATTTTAACATCCTGGTCGGTAATGCTTGGAGGTTTGAGTTCAGTGTTTGGAGATCCAGGATACTCACAGCGTGCTATTGCTAGTGACCCAAAGGGGTTATTTTCAGGTTACGTGATGGGTGGTGTATGCTGGTTTGTTGTTCCGTGGGCTTTAGGAACTTCAGCAGGCTTGGCTTCAAGAGCATTACTTACTAATGCAATTTCGGTGACTTATCCTAGAGAGTTGACGAGTCTTGAAATAAACGGAGGTATGCCAGTAATATATGGGTTGAAAGCCATATTTGGTCTGAAAGGAGCGGCTGCCGGCTTATTAATGTTGTTCATGTCAGTAACGTCTGCAACTTCAGCTGAATTAATCGCCTTTTCATCTATAACAACGTATGACGTTTTTCAAACCTATATAAAGCCAAAAGCAGGTGGAAAGCTTCTAGTCAAATTCGCCCATTGTTCAGTCATATTTTTTAGCTTGCTCATGGCTGTCCTATCAATTGTATTTAACTACATCGGTGTAACTAGCGGCTGGTTGCTAGGCTTTATTGGAATAATTTTGAGTCCTGAAGTTGCTGCCCTCGTTATGGCAATTTACTGGAAGAAAATGTCAAGACAGAGCTTACTATTTGGTGCACCTTTCGGAACTTTGACAGGGATTTCATGTTGGCTTGGCTCTAGTTATCATTTTGGAGGGAAAGTAATTAACAAGAATACCCTAATGGCCCCTGAGGCGACTTTCATTGGAAATGCCACTGCGATAGGTTCAACTATACtttatattgttattataaCTTTGATTAAACCAGAAAATTTCgactttgaaatatttttgcGCTCTTTTAAGGCTGGAGACGATGCAAGTGCTAGTGATAGAAAGGCTATGGAAATCTCAGTACAAGACAAAAAGTTGTTAAGGAAGCAGTCAATTTTGGTAATCCTTCTAAACCTTCTAGTAATTGGGGGCGCTTATATAATTACGCCACTTTCCCTCTATGCTACCGGGTTTACTTTCACGAAGAAGTATTTCACTCAATGGGTGATtattatgatgatttggCTAGTTTTTGCCAGTGGTTACATTCTAGCATTCCCGCTATGGCAAGGAAGATTCGCGTTACTCAAGATTGTAAAGTCTCTCTTCAAGAAGAATCATGAGAGCTCTGAAGAAGGTATTCTGATAGAAGGACTTGTTACTTATACCAAAGATGAGGAATATGTGATCGTCAAAGAAGTTCCAATTCACTGA
- a CDS encoding DEHA2E23232p (no similarity) → MVHWMILNFPVKESIFHAVLIVACIFFPCESRVQRILMLLALLGCIVAFVSGLAIDYEKVTREYKTLKKIVLPEFIENRPFKESDLARKQETLENMLIHVNAKIIAELKTNYTFKSTDQLIEFHNAIISDFITKYDKYYRHLPVEHIKEWDKVVLEARMMQQEDLDVCANKLPFDNSPI, encoded by the coding sequence ATGGTACATTGGATGATACTAAATTTCCCTGTTAAAGAGTCCATATTTCATGCAGTTCTTATAGTAGCTTGTATTTTTTTCCCATGTGAGTCCAGGGTacaaagaatattaatgTTACTTGCATTGCTTGGATGCATCGTTGCTTTCGTATCAGGATTAGCCATAGACTACGAAAAGGTAACAAGGGAATATAAgacattgaaaaaaattgtcCTTCCCGAATTTATAGAAAACAGGCCATTTAAAGAATCAGATTTAGCAAGGAAACAAGAAACTTTGGAAAACATGTTAATTCATGTGAATGCCAAAATCATAGCAGAATTGAAGACAAATTATACATTTAAAAGTACTGATCAGCTAATTGAGTTTCACAATGCGATTATTTCTGATTTTATAACaaaatatgataaatattatagGCATTTACCAGTTGAACATATCAAAGAGTGGGATAAGGTTGTGCTAGAAGCGAGAATGATGCAGCAAGAAGATTTAGATGTCTGCGCTAATAAACTTCCGTTTGACAATTCACCAATCTAA
- a CDS encoding DEHA2E23276p (no similarity) encodes MGRRIESLMVRLWSANCFRKFCSKHFPDNPIHPYRLCGKHLGYLTVLMNVALAREKRLYILSVLMKK; translated from the coding sequence ATGGgtagaagaattgaatccCTAATGGTTAGATTATGGAGTGCCAATTGTTTCAGAAAGTTTTGTTCTAAGCATTTCCCAGATAATCCCATTCATCCCTATAGATTATGTGGAAAGCATTTGGGTTATTTGACGGTTTTAATGAATGTTGCTTTGGCAAGGGAAAAGAGGTTATATATTCTCTCCGTTCtcatgaagaaataa
- a CDS encoding DEHA2E23364p (no similarity), which translates to MVHWIILDFPLRSIAICIGFDAFFFFLWDPTSSWYYVVSFALYLITVVLVLFLIVHYEERIRVYDEKLEKFVIPEFIDNRPFKEKSFGQRDAVLAVMLRNVNTKFVSETKIKYTFKNTEQLVNFHDTLIAGFSKRYLETYKDLPLEDIQGWDRMLLVAKNVQDEDLKDVYGNLVSSDIVHKYSNIRPAIRGNGMLRPKNL; encoded by the coding sequence ATGGTGCATTGGATTATATTAGACTTCCCGCTCCGTTCGATCGCAATTTGCATTGGCTTTGATgcattttttttctttttatgGGATCctacttcttcttggtATTACGTTGTTTCGTTTGCGCTTTACTTGATTACGGTCGTCTTGGTTCTCTTTTTGATAGTACACTACGAAGAAAGGATCAGAGTATATGACGAAAAGCTAGAAAAATTTGTTATTCCTGAATTTATAGACAATAGGCCGTTTAAGGAAAAAAGTTTTGGACAAAGAGATGCAGTGTTAGCAGTTATGTTAAGAAATGTGAATACCAAATTCGTTTCCGAAacgaaaataaaatatacttttAAGAACACAGAACAATTAGTAAATTTTCACGATACACTTATTGCAGGATTTCTGAAAAGGTATCTTGAAACATATAAAGACTTGCCACTAGAAGACATTCAAGGATGGGATAGAATGTTGTTGGTTGCTAAAAACGTTCAAGACGAAGATTTGAAGGACGTGTACGGAAATTTGGTTTCATCCGACATAGTACATAAATATAGCAATATTCGACCCGCTATTCGAGGCAATGGTATGCTCAGACCGAAGAATTTATAA
- a CDS encoding DEHA2E23254p (no similarity) has protein sequence MGHWILSNIPWRSLLVYVAILRFKRLNNEVYIQLGHTFFIFYVLYIFTSLHHKFEAIIRNIIIPEFIDKRPFREINSTRREVILKEILANVNNSVNFRLGTNYSFTDTIDLVMKYNECMSTFVRGFENACEELPDKEIKGWDKIMLVAKNMEEEDMEYAINTAYSNDLIQKYCRRTSAPNSVLNERMDVISKSGSGHNKPS, from the coding sequence ATGGGTCACTGGATTTTATCGAACATACCATGGAGGTCTTTGCTAGTGTATGTTGCAATTCTTCGCTTTAAGCGACTTAACAACGAAGTGTATATTCAATTAGGACATactttttttatattttatgttttgtatatttttaCCAGTCTTCATCACAAGTTTGAAGcaattattagaaatattattataccaGAATTCATAGATAAAAGACCATTTAGAGAGATTAATTCTACAAGGAGAGAAGTGATCttaaaagaaattttagCTAATGTTAACAATTCTGTTAACTTTAGATTGGGGACGAATTATTCATTTACAGATACTATTGATTTAGTGATGAAATATAATGAGTGCATGAGCACATTTGTACGTGGGTTTGAAAATGCTTGTGAGGAATTACCAGACAAGGAGATTAAAGGGTGGGATAAAATTATGTTAGTGGCCAAGAAcatggaagaagaagatatgGAATATGCTATAAACACCGCTTATTCGAATGATCTTATACAAAAATACTGCAGACGAACTTCTGCCCCTAATTCCGTCTTAAATGAACGAATGGATGTCATACTGAAGAGTGGTCTGGGCCACAACAAGCCATCATAG
- a CDS encoding DEHA2E23210p (no similarity), translating into MARYTRFGIEYLTLFHHFCNMFLPRFQYKNQNIDSCTSIRENIMKSSGKSDIIQCTIICKKVLPSMQQITLK; encoded by the coding sequence ATGGCACGATATACTAGATTTGGAATCGAATATTTGACTCTTTTTCATCACTTCTGCAATATGTTCCTACCCAGGTTCCAGTACAAAAACCAAAACATTGATAGTTGTACAAGCATACGTGAAAATATCATGAAATCGAGTGGTAAATCTGATATTATCCAATGCACCATTATATGTAAAAAAGTATTACCTTCGATGCAACAAATTACTctaaaataa
- a CDS encoding DEHA2E23188p (no similarity), producing MSHSNIRKLRKYFKSFPQMMSCSFLSSFAWKVLGFYSIILVGVYFWWGSTGLFLGLLAEIFYSFLVNIGVKEKLFEEIIAEILIPEFIDKRPFREADHLKHEILQDIMHRVNDKVYVELGFKYEYTDTRRLLYQYNTLISDFEMKYLVHYKNKPVEDIRGWDKIMLIAKNIHDEDLNFAYENVVSLDLINKYSTKEPTIPTKFYKPGDIPVNVLDKNFRTKNGVSKEKHFDIV from the coding sequence ATGTCGCATTCGAATATCAGAAAACTTCGCAAATATTTTAAGTCTTTTCCGCAGATGATGTCCTGTTCGTTTCTATCAAGCTTCGCATGGAAAGTATTGGGATTTTATTCGATAATTTTAGTTGGCGTCTACTTCTGGTGGGGAAGCACTGGCTTATTCCTAGGTTTATTAGCCGAGATTTTCTATTCTTTCCTTGTAAATATTGGGGTCAAAGAAAAACTATTCGAAGAAATAATAGCCGAAATCCTTATTCCAGAATTTATAGACAAACGGCCGTTTCGGGAAGCTGATCATTTGAAGCACGAAATTCTACAGGATATCATGCATCGTGTGAATGACAAAGTGTATGTTGAATTGGGCTTTAAGTATGAATACACTGATACTAGAAGGTTGCTTTATCAGTATAATACTCTCATTtcagattttgaaatgaaatatttagtaCATTATAAGAATAAACCTGTTGAAGATATTCGAGGTTGGGATAAAATTATGTTAATAGCCAAGAACATCCATGACGAAGACTTAAATTTTGCCTATGAGAATGTTGTTTCGTTGGACttgattaataaatatagcACAAAAGAACCAACCATTCCAACCAAATTCTATAAACCGGGCGATATTCCTGTTAACGTACTAGATAAAAATTTTCGTACGAAGAATGGTGTAAGTAAAGAAAAACATTTCGATATTGTTTAG
- a CDS encoding DEHA2E23342p (similar to uniprot|P22580 Saccharomyces cerevisiae YDR242W AMD2 Putative amidase), translating to MTIEFWQETAELKRKNVAAQVPKEWMLERVPTPEEEPNAYEYLKKCLPKEENDIADLTIIELAQEIARGTFSSLQVTTIFCRRAALLHQLTNCCSEIFFARALDRAKELDQYFAQNDKVIGPLHGIPISLKDQVNLEGIDSAIGYVSLVNKPIKRAQISNIANILDDLGAVLYVKTTTPVAMMSAETVSNIYGSTLNSCNRKVSCGGSSGGEGALVGARASLLGLGTDIGGSVRIPSGFQGLYGLRGSSNRLPYCNIRNSMANQPLVCSVVGPMATDIEDLKLFTKLVIDSKPWLKDPKCPPIPWREFKVSEKLSFGFIDVSVYSYIHPPIKRALKMVKERLLKEGHEIIQFEPPISFPQMAELWHRIVCADGGREISEECRRSGEPIREEILVANDDGSVSKEACITEFWDDAGLQYKYQQEFDQYWLSTSSMTKTGRPVDGLLLPLSAVTSYKIGDCKNFFSLFFTQAFNLLDYTVVTTPVTKADRDVDLIETQYQPLNKLDELSYKYYDPELFHGTPVGIQAVAPRYEEERAIHLSQTISKVLNS from the coding sequence ATGacaattgaattttggCAAGAGACAGCTGAACTTAAAAGGAAGAACGTTGCTGCACAAGTTCCAAAGGAATGGATGTTAGAGAGGGTACCAACACCCGAAGAGGAGCCCAATGCCTATGAATATCTCAAGAAGTGTTTGccaaaagaagaaaacgaTATTGCTGACTTAACTATTATCGAATTGGCACAGGAAATCGCCAGAGGCACTTTTTCGAGTCTCCAAGTCACTACAATTTTCTGCAGACGAGCAGCTTTGTTGCACCAATTAACAAACTGCTGTAGCGAAATTTTTTTCGCAAGAGCACTTGATAGAgcaaaagaattagatCAGTACTTTGCACAAAATGATAAAGTGATTGGTCCTTTGCACGGTATTCCTATTTCTTTAAAGGATCAAGTTAATTTAGAAGGGATCGATTCCGCGATAGGTTATGTGAGTCTAGTTAATAAACCGATAAAGAGAGCCCAAATTTCAAACATTGCGAATATTTTAGATGACCTTGGAGCAGTGCTTTATGTCAAGACGACTACACCAGTTGCTATGATGTCTGCCGAAActgtttcaaatatatatggTTCTACTCTTAATTCATGCAATCGGAAAGTTTCTTGCGGTGGCTCATCCGGTGGCGAGGGTGCATTAGTAGGAGCTCGTGCTTCTTTATTGGGTTTGGGAACTGATATTGGGGGAAGCGTTAGGATACCAAGCGGATTTCAAGGTTTATATGGGTTGAGAGGATCATCAAACCGTCTTCCATACTgtaatattagaaattcTATGGCAAACCAACCTTTGGTTTGCTCAGTTGTTGGACCTATGGCCACAGATatagaagatttgaaaCTATTCACTAAACTTGTTATTGATTCCAAGCCATGGTTGAAAGATCCCAAATGCCCCCCAATTCCTTGGAGGGAATTCAAGGtaagtgaaaaattgtcTTTTGGGTTTATTGACGTAAGTGTATATTCCTACATCCACCCTCCAATTAAAAGGGCTCTCAAGATGGTCAAAGAACGCCTCTTAAAAGAAGGTCATGAAATTATCCAGTTTGAACCACCAATATCATTTCCTCAAATGGCTGAACTTTGGCATAGAATTGTTTGCGCTGATGGAGGTCGCGAAATCTCAGAAGAGTGCAGGAGATCTGGCGAACCAATCCGCGAAGAAATTCTTGTTGCAAACGATGATGGAAGTGTTTCAAAAGAAGCCTGTATTACTGAATTTTGGGATGATGCTGGATTGCAGTACAAATATCAGCAAGAATTTGATCAGTATTGGCTCTCGACATCTTCCATGACGAAAACTGGGAGACCAGTAGATGGGCTTCTCCTTCCATTGCTGGCAGTCACTTCCTATAAAATTGGTGATTGTAAAAACTTTTTCAGCTTATTTTTTACACAAGCTTTCAATCTCTTGGATTATACAGTAGTTACAACTCCTGTGACAAAAGCTGACCGGGATGTTGACTTGATTGAAACACAATATCAACCATTGAATAAGCTTGATGAGTTATCTTACAAGTATTATGATCCTGAATTATTCCATGGGACACCTGTCGGTATTCAAGCCGTTGCACCAAGGTATGAAGAAGAACGGGCAATACATTTATCGCAGACTATTTCTAAAGTACTCAATAGCTAA
- a CDS encoding DEHA2E23144p (no similarity), which translates to MEIKSQIDRREKHFKQNFFTGIMVHWIISDLPLISIGICTCIYAIVFYSFVPSSPWMMVSVFFFILCTSLVMAIIPEHYKQKMKVYDEKLEKMVIPEFIENRPFKETNVMQKDEILAIILRNVNAKFVSTMKKQYAFKNIEQLVKFHDNIIAGFTKRYFEKYKELPLEDIQGWDRMLLVAKNIQDEDLKDVYADMVSPEIIQKYSNIRPTTQENGSATNES; encoded by the coding sequence ATGGAAATCAAGAGCCAAATCGATAGAAGAGAAAAACACTTCaaacaaaatttctttACAGGTATAATGGTGCATTGGATCATATCAGACTTGCCACTAATTTCAATCGGAATTTGCACATGCATTTATGCAATTGTCTTTTATTCATTTGTTCCTTCATCTCCTTGGATGATGGTTTcagttttttttttcattctaTGTACGTCCCTCGTTATGGCTATAATACCTGAGCACTACAAACAAAAGATGAAAGTTTATGACGAAAAACTAGAAAAAATGGTTATTCCTGAATTTATAGAGAATAGACCttttaaagaaacaaatgtGATGCAAAAAGACGAAATACTAGCAATCATATTAAGGAATGTGAACGCTAAATTCGTATCCACAATGAAGAAGCAATATGCTTTTAAGAACATAGAACAGTTAGTGAAATTTcatgataatattattgcAGGATTCACGAAGAggtattttgaaaaatataaggAATTACCGCTCGAAGACATTCAAGGCTGGGATAGGATGTTGTTAGTTGCTAAGAACATTCAAGAcgaagatttgaaagatgtCTATGCTGACATGGTTTCACCGGAAATAATTCAGAAATACAGCAATATCCGACCCACGACTCAAGAAAATGGACTGGCAACGAACGAGAGCTAA
- a CDS encoding DEHA2E23298p (some similarities with CA2184|IPF6874.3 Candida albicans IPF6874.3 unknown function 3-prime end and YLR228c uniprot|Q05958 Saccharomyces cerevisiae YLR228C ECM22 Sterol regulatory element binding protein regulates transcription of the sterol biosynthetic genes ERG2 and ERG3), producing MKPSDNSMQRILRVTSDDIISKSVSKKMKRSTRGCCSCKKRKVKCDEGKPKCKNCNRIKLDCQWPEATNHGYKKVVYIKSALINKKEDNNNAETWPAISCDSSVSPTSYAFSPPSIFPPEQYRLWLPGVDLSRQDAYFYFSFIDRFLPTIAHPFVREKVSTTRLLLRHAAEFPILREIYFACGVSILAFDFPSYKEIATTRYSKALALLFNVMKGSSVDMREDWLLNAVQMLQILCLRDNFTKSGSIHGLQHFRVAYKIIAKRLQSYSNELDKFHSSLVLVEYEKAEISSRFWKTFSPFNRVLVENLVFNYSVVILFCEHKDLETIVPNPFKATALFSFYSTVDSSMKDNWFNINVFGPTTEAFEIAAKCTWSCRRGLPLDADNIEIHRKLLANAEMNLSIAESTEDNSSNITTHKNMTIAKIMLRGSIILLRKMLNLETVCASDFQPEVNNMIKDIANPYNDDIIFPVWSLVVGSFASKLPIQWKFFRSKLVDLLHRSSSYTIQYVLNYLDGIWELYEDEGPFELLFKTTILDRTCI from the coding sequence ATGAAACCTTCAGATAATAGCATGCAACGAATCCTACGGGTAACGAGTGATGACATAATTAGCAAATCTGTTTCcaaaaagatgaagagaTCAACTAGAGGGTGCTGTAGTTGTAAAAAGAGAAAGGTAAAATGTGATGAAGGTAAGCCAAAATGCAAGAACTGTAATAGAATTAAGTTAGACTGTCAATGGCCAGAAGCTACTAACCACGGCTATAAAAAGGTTGTCTATATTAAAAGTGCTCTAATTAATAAGAAAGAGgacaataataatgctgAAACTTGGCCGGCTATACTGTGCGATAGCAGTGTATCTCCCACCTCGTATGCATTTTCGCCGCCTTCCATTTTTCCACCAGAGCAATACAGACTTTGGTTGCCTGGCGTTGACCTCTCACGCCAAGATgcttatttttatttttcttttatagATAGGTTTTTACCTACCATCGCACATCCATTTGTAAGAGAAAAAGTTTCTACTACACGGCTTTTGCTCCGACATGCAGCTGAGTTCCCTATCTTAAGAGAGATTTATTTTGCCTGCGGGGTCTCGATTCTCGCATTCGACTTTCCATCATACAAAGAAATAGCTACCACCAGATACTCAAAGGCATTAGCATTACTCTTCAATGTCATGAAAGGTTCTTCTGTTGATATGCGAGAAGATTGGTTATTAAATGCTGTGCAGATGTTGCAAATACTATGTTTGAGGGATAATTTTACAAAGTCTGGTAGTATTCATGGCCTACAACACTTCAGGGTCGCTTATAAAATCATAGCAAAACGACTCCAATCATACAGCAATGAGCTAGATAAGTTTCATAGTTCTTTGGTACTAGTCGAGTATGAGAAAGCTGAAATATCCTCTAGGTTTTGGAAAACATTTTCACCCTTTAACAGAGTGTTAGTAGAGAACTTGGTATTTAACTATTCTGTtgttattttattttgtgaGCATAAGGATTTAGAGACCATAGTTCCAAATCCATTCAAGGCAACTGCTCTCTTTAGCTTTTATTCAACGGTAGACAGTTCTATGAAAGATAATTGGTTTAATATAAATGTATTCGGTCCAACAACAGAGGCTTTTGAAATTGCTGCAAAATGCACGTGGCTGTGTCGTCGAGGACTACCTTTGGATGCTGACAATATCGAAATCCATAGGAAGCTACTTGCCAACGCTGAAATGAATCTCAGTATTGCAGAATCAACAGAAGATAATAGCCTGAATATAACGACACATAAAAATATGACTATTGCAAAAATCATGTTACGAGGATCGATCATATTATTGAGAAAAATGCTAAATTTAGAAACGGTGTGTGCCTCAGATTTTCAGCCGGAGGTTAATAATATGATTAAAGACATAGCAAATCCATATAATGACGATATTATTTTCCCTGTTTGGTCCTTAGTAGTAGGATCATTTGCTTCCAAATTACCAATTCAATGGAAGTTTTTTAGGTCCAAATTAGTCGATCTTCTCCATCGCAGTAGCTCTTATACCATACAGTATGTATTAAACTACCTAGACGGAATTTGGGAACTCTATGAAGATGAAGGACCCTTTGAACTTTTATTTAAAACTACTATATTAGATCGAACATGTATATAA
- a CDS encoding DEHA2E23166p (no similarity) produces MQLHFFFFDPLSEGKTFISIFVFLTSTVALINISIYHYIQKIKIYNEKLGKIVIPEFIENRPFKETNVMQKDEILAIILRNVNAKFVSTMKKQYAFKNIEQLVKFHDNIIAGFTKRYFEKYKELPLEDIQGWDRMLLIAKNIQDEDSKDVYADMVSSEIAQKYSSIRPTTQENGSTMNGE; encoded by the coding sequence ATGCAGcttcatttttttttttttgacCCTTTGTCCGAAGGGAAGACATTCATTtctatttttgtttttttaaCATCGACAGTAGccttaattaatatatcgATATACCACTACATTCAGAAGATTAAAATCTATAACGAAAAACTAGGGAAAATTGTTATTCCTGAATTTATAGAGAATAGGCCttttaaagaaacaaatgtGATGCAAAAAGACGAAATACTAGCAATCATATTAAGGAATGTGAACGCTAAATTCGTATCCACAATGAAGAAGCAATATGCTTTTAAGAACATAGAACAGTTAGTGAAATTTcatgataatattattgcAGGATTCACGAAGAggtattttgaaaaatataaggAATTACCGCTCGAAGACATTCAAGGCTGGGATAGGATGTTGTTAATCGCTAAGAACATTCAAGACGAAGATCTGAAAGATGTCTATGCTGACATGGTTTCATCAGAAATAGCTCAGAAGTATAGCAGTATTCGACCCACTACTCAAGAAAATGGGCTGACCATGAACGGGGAGTGA